AGCTGAAGGGCATCTGCCTTGAGTGCAAAACGACCACACATGTCATCCATCATCAATGGCGAATGGGATCGGTGGCGGGCTCGATCAAAAATCTCACAGATGAGAGATCAAACTCGTCAGAATCGGAAAAATTTTGTTGGCGCAGGAATGCTTCCTCTCAATCCGTTTTACCTGCTGAGTGCAGGCAAGGTTGCTGGTCTTAAAGCCACCATTTTGATTTTGATGGTGATGCTGATGAAGTCCAAGCTTCTACGCATCAAGATGTCGCTTCTGGGCTCCTTGATTGGTTTCACTCTGTTGGTTGGATTTTTGCTCACAACAGGAGCCCTGACGCTCGTTGCAGGTGGAGCAGTCGTCTATGCGGCAAAGAAATAAGAAATTCAATCCCACATGGTTGTGGGAGCAGCCCAGCACTAGCTCACCGCTCAACCCAATTCCAAACAGGCCAACGCAAACACGTCGCTTAAATCAACTTTTGGTAAACCACCTCGATACATCCGCATGGTTTCCGACTCAGCCTTAAAACCAAGTGTGGCCATTAGATCATTCGCAGCAGAATTCAATCCAGGGGTATCAATTAACAACACCCCTGGGTGGCATTCTTGAAGCTTTTGGATGAGATAAGCGGCTATCCCAGGAGAATCGGCGAGGAGCGGACCGATCCTCCAACCTTCTCCATCTTGCAAAAGGCAGGGGCGAATGCGGCCGAAACCATGGCAGTTTCCCTTGTCATCAAGAATGGTAAGAACCTCACCAGATGGGTGTCCAAGCCAATCAGCAAGGAAGTGGGGCCTTGGGCTTGGCTCCCTCTGGGCGTCGTACAGCTGAACAGCTTCTAAAGGAACACTGCTCCCCTTCACCACCTGCAAACCGGGAGGAAGATCGCCCATCAAGTCTTCTGAATTGCTTTGGTTGAAGCAGCGCCAACGGGTGGTCATCGAAGACGATTCAAACCCCCATCCCGCATAGTCCAAGATTCGAGCAGGGGCTGCCTCTAAACCGATGCAGGTCAGATCAGCAAGGTGGTCGAGAGCATGCATCCAAAGCCGCTGTCCATACCCATGACCACGCTGATGGGGGACCACGAGATAAAGGCCAATAAAACCGTAATCAGGGTTGTACCGAACGCCAACGATGCAACCAATCGGCTCCTGATCGAGCCAAGCAATCCACAAACCCTGACGATCAGTCTGTCGGTAAATCTCAAGATCCCCAAGACCTGGAGCAAATCCCTCACGACGAGACCAATCCGTCACGAGTGGAATCTGGTCAGACTTCAATTCGCGAATTTGAAAACGCCCCATCCAACCGAACCAAACATGGCAAGGTTTCAATCATGGGGAGGAAGCTAGCGAAGTCATCAGAATTCATTCTTGAATATTCGTTCCAAATCCTTTCGAAACTGTTGAGAGCTCAAAGGCTGAGCTTTTTGACGAACTGAATTCCTAAACAGCAAAGAGCGGATCCACCAGATTTGAAGAGCTGCAAAGGAAAATCCCACAATCAGAAGGCTGACTGTGGGGGAATCCAGTGAAATGGCCATGGCTGTGACACTGATCAAGCAGGATGGGGTCTGAACGGGACAGAACCTTGCGCGAAATGAGTGTGGCCGAACTACTACTTCGCAACGTAGGAAAATTTGCTGCGGTATCAGGAGTAATCGGTGTGGTGATTTGGTTGAGCTGGGTCATGCTCGATGTCAAACACCTTCAGTCAGGATTCACCCTTCCTTGAAGCACTCAATGATCTAAGCAACACCATCTGAGACCACTGTGTCAATGGCACCGGATTGCCCACGTTCAAGTTCTGGACTGAAGCGACGCACAATCAATTCATCAATCGAAAACAAACCAGGACCTAAGGCCAAGACCGCAACTGCCGATGCGAAATAAAGACCTAGCAGCTCAAGCAAGTAGATGTTGAAACCTGCAGTAATAATTGCGTGATAAATGGCGACAGAGATTGTTCCCATAATCGCGAGAGCACCGAAGCGTGTGAGGAGACCTGTAATCAAAAGCCAACTACCGATGACTTCAGAAAAGGCTGCGATATAGGAAAGAAGTATTGGGAAGGGAAGATGGAGTGGACGTACAAATGCGTCAGCAAAATTTTCAATATTGGCGAGCTTCTCGTAACCGTGATGAATCAAGAGAGTTCCAGTGATGACCCGAAGGATCAGAATCCCGAGATCCGAGAGAAAAGGTTTTGTCGCAATGGATCTCAGCACAGATTTTTAATCCTTCTCAACATAGCTTAATAAAAACCTCGCGCCTTTGTGAAGCAAAACGTCGCCAAGACGCGACATTAGGAATAAATACTCACTCACACCCAGGCCGGCGCAGGCGCCATAATGAGAGATGTATCGAATTATTGACATGACGAGCGAAGCGCTGATCACTATTTTTCTAGGGTTTGGGGCAGCAGTGACAAGCCTTGCGTTTTGGAAACTAAGCCAGAGCCGATCACCCCAGAATTCCTCGACCCGCTGATACAAGCCTCCTGCAGATGCTTCTTGCCTCGGGCCGAATGTTCATTCAGTCGACGAACCTCTTGTAAAGCCAGCGAACAAACCCGCCAAGAACAGGAATAGGACCAAAGGTAGGGCCGACAAAATCGAAATAATCCCGATGACTAATGACCTTTCCATCGAAATTAAGCTTCAGCCTAGAAACTCCGGGATAGATAAATTCAATTCCCTTGATTTTTAGCCCCATTTCCCATTCAACGAAAGCGATATCGTCGTCAATCGAGATCGCACCTGGGACAAGATAGAGATCATCACACCGCTTGATCAATCCATCCTGTGCCTTGATATATGCCTCGATACCTTGAGATTCCTGAGTTGGATCTCGAAAATAAACGTTCTCGTCATACAACTCTCTCCATTGAGATTCTGTTGGTGCTGGCTGCCCATAGGGTTTGGTGAACAGAGCTTTTAAACGATCAGCATCCATGGGTTCAGGTTTAAGGCTGTCCTAAGCCTATGAAAAGAAGAGTGATCTCTGCATACCATCGAGATCAATTTGTTGGACATCTTGTGTCAAGCCAAAATTTCCAATACGAACCCGTGGAGGCTTTCGGCGAAGGCCTGACCACCAAACGGCCCTGGAATCAAGGGTCACTTGACTTTGTCGAGCGTCTCAACGGAAGAGTCGCAATGTTGGGGTTTATGGCTGCAATTATTGGAGAGTTAATAAGCGGTCATGGCCCAGCAGGTCAACTTGCAGATGTCATCCGCTGGTATTTATCGTTGTAAGCTAAACCCAAAACAATTGACCTCTACTAATTCAATTCAATAACGGCGTTACCGAGATCAACTGAACACGGCAATTATTTGCTCATTCAATACAAAATCATTCCACATACTCAACCCAGGAGGCGAACTGAGCCAAACAATTCTCCTGATCGCCAAACAGAAACCAACAGATTATTACCATTAGACACACTAACAATGATGGCGCTAATGCACTTATAAATAGTATTTCATGTCCCATCCACTCATTTGCTGTTATTTCCAAATTGGACAAACAACAATAATCAACATCAACACATCACGCTTCAAAAAAATCATCGAATCACGACGCGACAATGTCTGACATCTCAGGCTGGAGTAAAACGTCTCGGGCATTGTTCAGACGAATCATTGTCTCTGGATCACCTCCCTTATCAGGGTGATGCTGCACGGCCAATGCTTTGTGCACCCTCTTCACCACCTGTTCAGTTAACCGCCCTGAGAGAGCTAATCCCAAGGTCTGTCTCGCACAAATCGCTTCAAACTCAGGATCCCTGCCCAAGGGCTGACGCTCGCGACCATGGTTGGAATGACCAGGTTTGCGCTTGCCACTTCGGTTTCGCTTGTTCCCACCAGCATGACCTGTTCCAAAACCAGAACCCCCTGGGGCCTCTTGACCGCTCGACATGGTGATCGCACATGACGTGCCAGCCTGCCGGATCGCGATCAGCGAACGCAAAGCAAACCCTCACGGGTTCAAAAACGGCCTTGGGTCTTGATCGAAACGATGCTCAAAGGGCGGGGTGGCTGGCTCTGCCTCACCATCAAGAGCTGCTGTCGCCTCAAGGGCCTTCCTCAACAACCGAGCACTCTGCAATGGCATATCTCTCGGCACCGAAATTCGATCTCTTAAGTAACGCAGACCACTTGCACTGTCAGGATTTGGCTGGCAAGGATCGCCTGATATCAAATAGGTCAATGCAGCACGCAGGGGCTGATCAAACGCAGCACCGAGAGGATTGCGAGCCAACAGCGCAGAACGATGGCGCATAACTCTCTCGAGTGCCCTTTCAGAAGACATCACTCCATCGTCAGTCATCTCGGAAGACCAACCAGTTTCGAGTTCAGCGAGACCAGCACCTTGATCCACCGCACGCGCCATAGCTTGCTGTTCGGGACTTCCATTGCTCCAACAACCACCCATTTGTGGTGGCAAGTCGTGGGCATGGGTATGAACATCGCTTTGGGTACCGCGATAGGTCGGAAGCTGCTCCAAAGCGTTGAGCCATTGATCGATACCTGGATGCTCTTGACGAAGTGCAAAGCCCTTGAAATAGGCCAGCGATGCATTCATCCTCTCGACGTAAGGAACGAACACCAGATCTGCCGTTCCTGGATGCGCTCCACCCGGATGATCAGGATCAAGCCAATGGCCACCTCCCGCAGACAGAGCCTCCTCCATTTGACGTGCAACCGTCTGAAATTGGTCACGCGCTTGAAGCTCCTGCCGGTTGTTCAGCCTGGGAGTACAGAGCCAAATGCACCAAGCGCGAAACAAAAGACGCTCAAGATCGCGCAACCGGCGCACACGTTTGTCATGCATCCCTGCACCCAAAGGGCCAAAGGCATGCTCCAACACTTCAAGGATGCGATCACTTTCTGTAAAAAGACGTCCATCCAACTCAAGGGCTGGAAGCATTCCTGATGGCACCTTGGCGGTAAACCAGGGCTCCTTCGGCCCATAGCAGCGCATGGTGACTTTACGAATCCGATAGGGGACTCGACGAAACTCCAGCCATAGCCAAACCTTCTGGCAATACGGGCACCAAGCATGGTGATCACGAAATAGCGTGACTCGCACCTGAGACTCCGGCTCTCCGAACAAGCGCAATGTGGCTTGTGCATTAGCTGGACCTTCACAACGCTCTGCAGGATCAGGAGCCAAGTCATCCAGCTGCTCCCAGCTCAGGACAACAGCGTTAGCGAGCAGATCGGCCATAGCCCACGTTCGGATCTATGCATGATCAAGGATCATCGTCCTTACGGTGGCTCAGAAGGGCATACTCCCTAGCCTCTGCCGTGGTGTGCAGCATTGGCTCGCCGCCATTCAGCAGCCACAATTCCAGCCGAGCGTCATCGGGCGCTTCGAAAAAGTACACCTCTAAAGGCATCAAAACTTTTTCACAAAAGAACTGATTCTCACCAATACATTTGAGAATTATCATTTTTGAGGAGTCGTTCCGATAGCAACATTCACCCATCTAAGAATTCCGTTGACGATCAGAAGAACATCCTCTGAAAATCTCAGAAAGGTTGTCTAACTCAACACAAAAACAGACTCGTTTTAGGTTTTTTTTATTTCCAATGCGACCATTCCCTTGTCCCTGGCCTCTCTCATGAATTTCGCCATTCTGAATGCGAGAGAGAAGGCAGTGCGCTTAACAGGCACTGGTCTCAAGAGCATTGATCTCCTGGGATGCTGGCATCTGCAAACGATTTGGTCGAAGGCAGACCCAAAAGCCAATCCATTGAGCAGCTGGATGCTGAGAAGCCTGAATGCCCGCCTGGAGATCAAAGCAGGGCTAGGGATCAACTGCAAAGACTTGCGTCTTACGAACGCCATCAACTTGGGGCCTGTTGAACTCAAATTTCAAGGTCCAGGTTGGTTGAAAGGGAAGCGGCCATTACTGATGTTTCACTTTGACTCGCTAACTTTGCGGATTGGTGGACTTGTCTTGCTCAAAAAAGCATTGCCCGCTCCAGATCAAAAGCGCACCCCTTTTTTTGCTCTGATCGAACGCAATCCTGATGGCTGGATGGCGGCCCGTGGACGCGGTGGCGGACTCGCGCTCTGGATACTCAAGGATTGATCCTTTGTTCTTGCCATTGCGTGGCGGACAACCACAGCCGTCGCACGTGCGGATGTGGCTTGAGATCGAGCTGCTCGATGCGATGCAAGGAAATCCGAAGCAGGCGCAAATGCTCTGGCATCGCCGAATCGTCTGACACCTCCTGAGGCCATGGGCCTTGTGGATCAAACGGATCACCGGGAGGGGGCCAGGCCCAGACCGATCGCCCAGGTGGTGAGAGCCGCTTCCACTCTTGATTCAAGGCCACAACATCCCCTGTCGGAGCGATCAGTCTTGCCGTTCCACGGAGGCGAAACTGCTCGCGAGCCTTACGAAACAACCAGCACAACTCCACCTCAGGTGTTCGTTCAATCTCTAAACACTTCTCACTGCGGGCATCAGTGAGCAGATCCATGGTCGCCGCCGCACTCCAATCGCGGAAAACGAGCGTTCGCACTCTGGGGCAACCATCAACCCCAAGACTTGCAAGCTGCACCCAGCGACCACCTGGTAACCGGCCTTCCCGCTTGAGTGCCGCAATCAAGAGTGGTCTCCAAGGAGGGAGCTTCTGGGCTGCATCCATCTCAGTGCTCACTCTCCAGCCAAGGATCAAGAAAAGTAAGCGGCTTATTCATGGTCTCCGAGAAGCCCAAGATGCCCTGGTCGCGGTGGACGTAGAGAACGGAATCATCCTCGTCCAGCAGAAATGTGCCGCCTCGCTGCGTGAGATAAGCGTTGTTGGGTACATAAGTACCCCACTTCGTTAGCACTTCATTCATGTTGCGAAGACGAACCGTGGCGAGCTCGAACGGACGCTGGAACCCGTCTCCCCCAGCCAGGCGAAACAGGGGAGAGTCTTCAAAACGGGCGGGAGCATTGCGGTCTCCCGTATATCCCCTGAGAACTTCAGCAAGAGTGCCAGGGGAACCAATCCCTGCACACATCAACAGAAGCGATGGCCAAGGGCCTCCAGCAGCTTGAAGCCCTGGTGATAACCCAACACTGCGATGCAGGTCCGCATCGGGAACCACCCGAAGCTGAGACCTTGGAAATCCTGTAAAGACGCAAAAACGATCAGCGCCTGCTTGATCGCCAATCGCAATGGCCAACGTCTTGATCCCTTGAGTCTCCAAACGAGACAGTGCAGGCACAAGGGCTTGGGCATATTCCATTGAGTCGAAATCACCCAGCTGAGTGAACAGCAACACCAAACGCTTGGAGCCTGATTCCATGCCAGGAATTTGCTGGAGATAAGCGCGTATGGCTTCTGGTGCTTTCATATTGGATCCAGCCTTAACGGAGTCATTCGACACTGAGATCTGAACCCTAATCAAAATTGGATCCGATCTCCTGATTTAAAAAGTCCATGCACCCACTTAGGACGTAGAAAAGATCATGGGGAAGAGTAATCAATTGCTGATTGCACCATCCACAGCAACCTCAAAAGGTTCGGGTATATAGCGTTTGACTGATCAGGTTTGAATCTTCCTAAACACAAACGATGGCCTCTAGGCATGGCCAATTTGCAATGAATTTGATTGCTGCAATCCCTTCGACTGTGCTGAATCGGAACCCGTCTCAAGACAGTGATTGGGGCTCATCACTTCGTACTCCAAAATCCGAGATCATCGACAGGATCGCTTCTTCAATCTCTAACTCTTCTAACCGCCATTGCTTGGAGGAAGCATTCGGAATTTCAATGCGCTTGTAAATGTGACCATCGGTCACGAGGTACTGGCTGGGATGAACCATGTTTTGAGAGGTGACGATCAAGGAGAGGCCTCCATCCACATTCCAAATCTGATCGGACCATCCAGTGTGTCAAAGGGTTTGTCTTGGGGAGCACATCAAGAGTGGCGGCCCCCTCCCTGCCACCAGCCACGCTCACAAGCGATGGTGGGCGGACATTGAGGACTGAGAATCGTGAGCTACAGAGCGATGATGACCCATCCATGAATGCAGCATTCAGCATGAAACCCCAACATCTTTGCCTTCCGCTGCTGCTGCTTGCGCTGGGAGTATCCGGCTCTGTTCATGCCAGTTGCGACTCCTTTTCAACGCAGCTGAGCAGGATTAATGCTGAAGAGAAAGAGTCCTTCAAAAAAGCGCGAAAAAAGCACATCCAAAAGAAATGTGGACCTCAAAGCCAATCCTGGATCGGAGGA
The window above is part of the Synechococcus sp. WH 8020 genome. Proteins encoded here:
- a CDS encoding AhpC/TSA family protein, with the translated sequence MKAPEAIRAYLQQIPGMESGSKRLVLLFTQLGDFDSMEYAQALVPALSRLETQGIKTLAIAIGDQAGADRFCVFTGFPRSQLRVVPDADLHRSVGLSPGLQAAGGPWPSLLLMCAGIGSPGTLAEVLRGYTGDRNAPARFEDSPLFRLAGGDGFQRPFELATVRLRNMNEVLTKWGTYVPNNAYLTQRGGTFLLDEDDSVLYVHRDQGILGFSETMNKPLTFLDPWLESEH
- a CDS encoding chlorophyll a/b-binding protein, translating into MSSQNFQYEPVEAFGEGLTTKRPWNQGSLDFVERLNGRVAMLGFMAAIIGELISGHGPAGQLADVIRWYLSL
- a CDS encoding GNAT family N-acetyltransferase; the protein is MGRFQIRELKSDQIPLVTDWSRREGFAPGLGDLEIYRQTDRQGLWIAWLDQEPIGCIVGVRYNPDYGFIGLYLVVPHQRGHGYGQRLWMHALDHLADLTCIGLEAAPARILDYAGWGFESSSMTTRWRCFNQSNSEDLMGDLPPGLQVVKGSSVPLEAVQLYDAQREPSPRPHFLADWLGHPSGEVLTILDDKGNCHGFGRIRPCLLQDGEGWRIGPLLADSPGIAAYLIQKLQECHPGVLLIDTPGLNSAANDLMATLGFKAESETMRMYRGGLPKVDLSDVFALACLELG
- a CDS encoding DUF1830 domain-containing protein; the encoded protein is MGECCYRNDSSKMIILKCIGENQFFCEKVLMPLEVYFFEAPDDARLELWLLNGGEPMLHTTAEAREYALLSHRKDDDP
- a CDS encoding DoxX family protein — protein: MLRSIATKPFLSDLGILILRVITGTLLIHHGYEKLANIENFADAFVRPLHLPFPILLSYIAAFSEVIGSWLLITGLLTRFGALAIMGTISVAIYHAIITAGFNIYLLELLGLYFASAVAVLALGPGLFSIDELIVRRFSPELERGQSGAIDTVVSDGVA
- a CDS encoding pyridoxamine 5'-phosphate oxidase family protein, with product MSTEMDAAQKLPPWRPLLIAALKREGRLPGGRWVQLASLGVDGCPRVRTLVFRDWSAAATMDLLTDARSEKCLEIERTPEVELCWLFRKAREQFRLRGTARLIAPTGDVVALNQEWKRLSPPGRSVWAWPPPGDPFDPQGPWPQEVSDDSAMPEHLRLLRISLHRIEQLDLKPHPHVRRLWLSATQWQEQRINP
- a CDS encoding glutathione S-transferase produces the protein MADLLANAVVLSWEQLDDLAPDPAERCEGPANAQATLRLFGEPESQVRVTLFRDHHAWCPYCQKVWLWLEFRRVPYRIRKVTMRCYGPKEPWFTAKVPSGMLPALELDGRLFTESDRILEVLEHAFGPLGAGMHDKRVRRLRDLERLLFRAWCIWLCTPRLNNRQELQARDQFQTVARQMEEALSAGGGHWLDPDHPGGAHPGTADLVFVPYVERMNASLAYFKGFALRQEHPGIDQWLNALEQLPTYRGTQSDVHTHAHDLPPQMGGCWSNGSPEQQAMARAVDQGAGLAELETGWSSEMTDDGVMSSERALERVMRHRSALLARNPLGAAFDQPLRAALTYLISGDPCQPNPDSASGLRYLRDRISVPRDMPLQSARLLRKALEATAALDGEAEPATPPFEHRFDQDPRPFLNP
- a CDS encoding molecular chaperone DnaJ, which codes for MSSGQEAPGGSGFGTGHAGGNKRNRSGKRKPGHSNHGRERQPLGRDPEFEAICARQTLGLALSGRLTEQVVKRVHKALAVQHHPDKGGDPETMIRLNNARDVLLQPEMSDIVAS
- a CDS encoding nuclear transport factor 2 family protein, producing MDADRLKALFTKPYGQPAPTESQWRELYDENVYFRDPTQESQGIEAYIKAQDGLIKRCDDLYLVPGAISIDDDIAFVEWEMGLKIKGIEFIYPGVSRLKLNFDGKVISHRDYFDFVGPTFGPIPVLGGFVRWLYKRFVD